The following are encoded in a window of Persicobacter psychrovividus genomic DNA:
- a CDS encoding SulP family inorganic anion transporter: protein MQISQEQLVRNNTGQQKINYKNEVLSGLTVALALVPEAVAFAFVAGVDPLVGLYAAFIVGLITSAIGGRPGMISGATGALAVVMVSLVATHGIEYLFATVVLMGILQVSAGLLRLGKFVRMIPHPVMLGFVNGLAIVIFLAQLPQFKTITTDGQAASWMEGTSLLLMVGLVLATMAIIYITPKITKAIPAPLAAILIVSLVAIGFSLPTKTVGDLASVSGGLPSFHIPMVPINLETIKVIFPYAMILASIGLIESLMTLQLVDEVTETHGNSNRECMAQGAANIVTGFFGGMGGCAMIGQSMINVNSGGRSRISGISAALFLLTFILFGSSLIEMIPIAALTGVMFMVVIGTFAWSSFRIINKIPKTDAFVLILVSGLTVAFDLAIAVAAGIIVSALVFAWESAVRIRARKYVDDKGVKHYEIFGPLFFGSVKAFNEKFEPVSDPQVVIIDFMESRVTDHSGIEAVSKIAEKYARLGKELHLRHLSADCRAMLKKADYIVDINVMEDPEYGVAMDNPPLA, encoded by the coding sequence TTGCAGATCTCTCAAGAACAATTGGTCCGAAATAATACGGGCCAGCAGAAAATCAACTACAAGAATGAAGTCCTCTCTGGACTGACCGTAGCATTGGCTTTAGTCCCTGAGGCAGTGGCCTTTGCTTTTGTGGCTGGCGTTGACCCACTGGTGGGCCTTTACGCCGCATTTATCGTCGGGCTAATTACCTCAGCAATAGGTGGGCGCCCAGGCATGATTTCTGGTGCAACGGGTGCATTGGCAGTGGTGATGGTCAGTCTTGTGGCCACGCACGGCATCGAATACCTGTTTGCCACCGTCGTATTGATGGGGATCCTACAAGTCTCAGCGGGGCTTTTACGCCTGGGCAAATTCGTAAGAATGATTCCGCATCCCGTAATGCTTGGTTTTGTGAATGGCCTTGCGATCGTCATTTTCCTGGCCCAGCTTCCGCAGTTTAAAACCATCACTACGGATGGGCAGGCTGCAAGCTGGATGGAAGGCACTTCACTTTTATTAATGGTGGGGCTTGTATTGGCGACAATGGCTATTATTTACATTACGCCAAAAATCACCAAAGCTATTCCAGCACCCTTGGCGGCCATATTAATCGTTTCTTTGGTGGCTATTGGTTTCAGTCTGCCAACAAAAACGGTGGGCGACCTGGCATCTGTTTCTGGCGGATTGCCTTCTTTCCATATTCCAATGGTACCGATCAATCTGGAAACGATCAAAGTGATTTTCCCTTATGCCATGATTTTGGCTTCTATCGGATTGATTGAGTCGCTGATGACCCTTCAATTGGTGGATGAGGTAACGGAAACACACGGAAACTCGAACCGAGAGTGTATGGCGCAGGGTGCAGCCAATATTGTTACTGGCTTTTTTGGCGGCATGGGTGGCTGTGCGATGATCGGGCAGTCGATGATTAATGTAAACTCTGGAGGACGTTCAAGAATTTCGGGGATTTCTGCCGCATTATTTTTGCTGACTTTCATTCTTTTTGGCTCAAGCCTAATCGAGATGATTCCCATTGCAGCCCTGACTGGCGTGATGTTCATGGTCGTGATTGGCACCTTTGCGTGGTCAAGTTTCCGGATTATCAATAAAATCCCAAAAACCGATGCCTTTGTCTTGATCTTGGTTTCTGGCCTGACGGTCGCCTTTGATTTGGCCATTGCAGTGGCTGCAGGGATCATTGTGTCGGCACTCGTATTTGCCTGGGAGAGCGCTGTACGCATTCGTGCCCGCAAATATGTGGACGATAAAGGAGTGAAGCACTATGAAATCTTCGGGCCGTTATTTTTTGGTTCTGTGAAAGCTTTCAATGAAAAATTTGAGCCTGTAAGTGACCCTCAGGTGGTGATTATTGATTTTATGGAATCGAGAGTTACCGACCATAGCGGCATTGAGGCCGTGAGTAAAATTGCTGAAAAATATGCGCGTCTTGGCAAGGAATTGCACTTGCGTCACCTTTCAGCAGACTGCCGCGCGATGCTCAAAAAGGCCGACTATATTGTGGACATCAATGTGATGGAAGACCCTGAATATGGTGTAGCGATGGACAATCCTCCATTGGCTTAA
- a CDS encoding AsmA-like C-terminal region-containing protein, which yields MIEKRTGKTFLKVVGIGLIVVAVLLLGLVLALPMAVQPLAQKGLEQFNRDLQGKIEVQQVQMASLSSFPLVKVQMNNLSVHELDTLGEPKTDAVIRLGQVRASVNVWKLLSNELLIDSLSLKNGVVDYRIAEDSTINLNKIFMASADSLPADSSSFDMQVKVNAVAVDSVSLTYNNDVSWEYMGASIDRLRGNAQYSLSESSADFQLDGSLDSLQNIAIALSRQPISMAVDAAYDSSGLVSVNHANLKVKSAKLDAQGIYEMGNKGLTNFHCQFDDEGASVLYTIFDGMLHGENDYNPEAHVRFSVNLKGEKGAVTPAVNATVDVDSVSFKNKDVNLKMIAIQMKGETLAGEDFMHGKLDIDRLFIQSESAYFNTKGLIENIEHPKMTAHWDGKVDLSVFAPAFIMVKMGDVKGDIVTNGDCSVTIADKMNMTGHANMGIKNLHFFFEPLNKTLDKANLEVAVSPELAQIKEFSVKMGKSSMVGHASIKDPLKMARHESDSVDVKVQFSSPYFALADFLPYDSAKQNLVDKWKLENLMIDMNMATTFKGFKNPMLPIGRIVLNDLTLHPHGLKEIQKVRGELVVSKEDIHLDHLKGLIGRSDFHLNGVVDNYASLARADENDSLHVAFNFTSGKVRVKDILKYEKTYFVPRTYRKEKLLNFIAQGRVTVPNRTLLANAGMPSVVLHMDTLAGKTTLLPMAISDVKFSMVSDSIGLVVDQLQGKIGRSDFYGKAAVKWPKAEGYLPEGMAAIGAKYLDFNELARVELPEEDTTDVAGAEGDSESTSLSSMHFPNFTFDVNIDTLHFMRANYIHINGKLKSSANKSINLSDLHVDFADGRAKLNGGLDFSDSTAYTMDGHIELKDVALNKIDFQMAYEEDTIDMRKNFAGNLNASIESTLKMAPDFSLNIPKSKAVIQADITKGSIIDFGPLAAMAKFFSNKDLNHIRFAEMQNTFRLEDNTFFIPRMNIASTIGQIYFSGAQNLDGQLDYGVEVPFKLIRGVGWNMLVKRKKKAGKEDEIMTDTGGKYVHVSVSGNMDDYNIKLGKKHKQ from the coding sequence ATGATTGAAAAAAGGACAGGTAAAACCTTTTTAAAGGTGGTAGGTATTGGGCTCATCGTGGTGGCCGTTTTGCTTTTGGGGCTCGTTTTGGCTTTGCCCATGGCCGTTCAGCCATTGGCGCAAAAGGGGCTTGAACAATTCAATCGGGACCTACAAGGTAAAATTGAGGTGCAGCAGGTGCAAATGGCCAGTTTGTCGTCCTTCCCTTTGGTGAAAGTTCAGATGAACAACCTTTCGGTGCATGAGCTGGATACGCTTGGCGAACCGAAAACCGATGCAGTGATTCGGCTCGGGCAGGTGCGGGCGTCGGTCAATGTGTGGAAGTTGCTCAGTAATGAATTGCTGATCGACAGCCTGTCTTTAAAAAATGGGGTGGTGGACTATCGGATAGCGGAAGACTCTACCATCAATCTGAATAAAATATTTATGGCATCTGCGGACAGCCTGCCCGCCGATAGCAGCAGCTTTGATATGCAGGTGAAAGTGAATGCCGTAGCCGTGGACAGTGTTTCACTGACTTATAATAACGATGTTAGCTGGGAATATATGGGGGCAAGTATTGACCGCCTGCGGGGGAATGCCCAATATAGCCTGTCGGAATCTTCGGCAGATTTTCAGCTCGATGGCAGCCTTGACAGTTTGCAGAATATCGCCATTGCCCTGTCGCGTCAGCCAATAAGTATGGCCGTGGATGCGGCCTATGATTCTTCGGGTTTGGTGTCGGTCAATCATGCCAACCTGAAGGTGAAATCCGCCAAGCTTGATGCTCAGGGTATTTACGAGATGGGAAATAAAGGGCTGACCAATTTTCATTGTCAGTTCGATGATGAAGGAGCGAGTGTACTTTATACCATTTTCGATGGGATGTTGCATGGCGAAAATGATTATAACCCTGAGGCGCACGTTCGTTTTTCCGTGAACCTTAAAGGGGAAAAAGGGGCCGTTACCCCTGCGGTCAATGCAACGGTTGATGTGGATTCTGTCAGTTTTAAAAATAAGGATGTAAACCTGAAAATGATTGCCATTCAGATGAAGGGGGAGACGCTCGCTGGCGAAGATTTTATGCATGGAAAGCTGGATATCGACCGCCTGTTTATTCAGTCTGAATCCGCTTATTTCAATACCAAAGGGCTGATCGAAAATATTGAGCACCCGAAAATGACGGCGCACTGGGATGGGAAAGTCGATTTGAGCGTTTTTGCCCCTGCCTTCATTATGGTCAAGATGGGCGATGTAAAAGGGGATATTGTGACCAATGGCGATTGTTCAGTTACGATTGCTGACAAGATGAATATGACGGGACATGCCAATATGGGCATTAAAAATCTGCACTTCTTTTTCGAGCCCTTGAACAAAACCCTTGACAAAGCCAATTTGGAGGTGGCAGTCAGCCCAGAACTTGCACAGATCAAGGAGTTCAGCGTGAAAATGGGAAAATCCAGTATGGTGGGACATGCGAGTATTAAGGATCCGCTGAAAATGGCGCGCCATGAATCTGATTCTGTGGATGTAAAAGTGCAGTTTTCTTCTCCCTATTTTGCGCTCGCAGACTTTCTTCCTTACGATTCGGCAAAGCAAAATCTTGTGGATAAATGGAAATTGGAAAATTTGATGATCGACATGAATATGGCCACCACCTTTAAAGGATTCAAAAACCCGATGTTGCCGATTGGTCGAATAGTGCTGAATGACCTGACGCTGCATCCGCATGGGTTAAAAGAGATACAGAAAGTTCGGGGTGAACTGGTGGTGTCGAAAGAGGATATTCACCTTGATCACCTGAAAGGGCTGATTGGTCGGTCCGATTTTCATCTTAATGGGGTGGTGGACAATTATGCGAGCCTTGCCCGTGCCGATGAAAATGATTCCCTCCATGTCGCCTTTAATTTTACGTCGGGAAAGGTGCGGGTGAAGGATATTCTGAAATATGAAAAAACCTATTTTGTGCCGCGCACCTACCGTAAGGAGAAACTTTTGAACTTTATTGCACAGGGCAGGGTAACGGTGCCGAACCGCACCTTGCTGGCCAATGCTGGGATGCCGTCGGTGGTGCTGCATATGGATACACTTGCAGGAAAAACCACCCTGTTGCCCATGGCCATTTCCGACGTTAAGTTCAGCATGGTTTCAGACAGTATTGGGCTGGTGGTTGATCAGCTTCAGGGGAAAATCGGGCGAAGTGATTTTTATGGTAAAGCGGCAGTCAAGTGGCCAAAGGCGGAAGGCTACCTTCCTGAAGGAATGGCCGCTATTGGCGCAAAATACCTTGATTTCAACGAATTGGCACGTGTGGAATTACCGGAGGAGGATACCACCGATGTGGCTGGTGCGGAGGGGGATTCTGAAAGTACTTCCCTGAGCTCGATGCACTTTCCAAACTTCACTTTTGATGTCAATATCGACACCCTGCATTTTATGCGGGCGAATTATATTCATATCAATGGGAAGCTGAAATCTTCTGCAAATAAAAGCATCAACCTGAGCGATCTACATGTCGATTTTGCCGATGGCCGAGCGAAACTCAATGGTGGGCTTGATTTTTCTGACAGCACCGCCTACACCATGGATGGACATATTGAACTGAAGGATGTGGCCTTGAACAAGATTGATTTTCAGATGGCCTATGAGGAAGATACCATCGATATGCGGAAGAATTTTGCGGGTAACCTGAATGCCAGTATTGAAAGTACATTGAAAATGGCACCAGACTTTAGTCTTAATATTCCCAAGTCGAAAGCGGTGATTCAGGCGGACATCACCAAGGGGTCGATTATTGATTTTGGCCCTTTGGCTGCGATGGCCAAATTTTTCAGCAATAAAGATTTGAACCATATTCGGTTTGCGGAGATGCAAAACACCTTCCGCCTCGAAGACAACACCTTCTTTATTCCTCGTATGAACATCGCCTCGACGATCGGGCAGATTTACTTTTCTGGGGCGCAAAACCTCGATGGCCAACTCGATTATGGGGTAGAGGTGCCCTTCAAACTAATTCGTGGAGTAGGCTGGAATATGCTTGTGAAACGGAAAAAGAAAGCGGGGAAGGAAGATGAAATCATGACCGACACAGGGGGTAAATATGTTCATGTTTCAGTATCAGGAAATATGGACGACTATAATATCAAGCTGGGAAAAAAACACAAACAATAG
- the proB gene encoding glutamate 5-kinase codes for MGSKGKRIAIKIGSNVISRKDGKLNLAQMAHLVDQMTTLMQQGHEVVLISSGAVAAGRGEFKPVKKTDIVIYKQICSAIGQVRLMNRYYDYFGTYDVQCAQVLTTKESFADRQHYLNMKSSMNAMLEQGILPIVNENDTIAITELMFTDNDELAGLMATMLDCDSLLLLSNIDGIFDGHPEDAESRVIPEVDEQDLSPFVQSEGSSLGRGGMQSKISTAKKTADQGIDVFIANGTRQDIITDLINGKEDTISTHFVPSEKKSKSIKKWLAHSKSFVKGRVIINQGARDALLNEHQANSLLCVGITAIEGAFQKADLVEIFTEDGDLIGLGKAQYESEKLKPMLGSPQKKPFIHYDYLHLETNS; via the coding sequence ATGGGCAGTAAAGGCAAAAGAATTGCAATTAAAATCGGCAGCAATGTCATCAGCAGAAAGGATGGAAAGCTCAATTTAGCGCAAATGGCGCATCTCGTAGATCAGATGACCACCCTGATGCAACAGGGGCACGAGGTGGTGTTGATCAGTTCAGGAGCCGTAGCGGCAGGGCGTGGCGAGTTCAAACCCGTCAAAAAAACGGATATCGTAATTTATAAACAGATCTGTTCGGCGATTGGTCAGGTACGACTGATGAACCGCTATTATGATTATTTCGGCACCTACGATGTGCAGTGTGCGCAGGTCCTGACCACCAAGGAAAGTTTTGCCGACCGACAGCATTACCTGAACATGAAATCGAGTATGAATGCCATGCTGGAACAGGGCATCCTGCCGATTGTGAATGAGAATGATACCATTGCCATCACAGAATTGATGTTTACCGATAATGATGAACTTGCCGGACTGATGGCCACCATGCTCGACTGCGACAGCCTGCTGCTGCTTTCCAATATCGATGGGATTTTCGATGGACACCCTGAGGATGCCGAAAGTCGCGTAATTCCTGAAGTGGACGAACAGGACCTGAGCCCTTTCGTACAGTCAGAAGGCTCTTCCCTCGGACGCGGAGGAATGCAATCGAAAATTTCCACTGCCAAAAAAACAGCCGATCAGGGCATCGACGTGTTTATTGCCAATGGCACAAGGCAGGATATTATTACTGATTTAATTAACGGAAAGGAAGACACCATTTCGACGCACTTTGTGCCGAGCGAGAAGAAATCCAAAAGCATCAAAAAGTGGCTGGCGCATTCGAAGAGTTTTGTCAAAGGTCGCGTGATCATCAATCAGGGTGCCCGTGATGCCCTGCTGAATGAGCATCAGGCCAACAGCCTGCTTTGCGTGGGCATTACCGCCATTGAAGGGGCCTTTCAGAAGGCCGACCTGGTGGAAATATTCACGGAAGATGGAGACCTGATTGGGCTCGGCAAGGCACAATATGAAAGTGAAAAACTGAAGCCTATGTTGGGGAGCCCTCAGAAAAAACCCTTCATCCATTATGATTATCTACATTTAGAAACCAATAGCTAA
- a CDS encoding glutamate-5-semialdehyde dehydrogenase — translation MQTTLNQLDHQFELTHQASKILPLLSEEKINQILLAIADRIEAHIPNILTENQKDLARMAKDDPKYDRLLLNEDRLRGIASDMRSVAALPSPVGEVMLENRHAAGMVIQQTRVPFGLIGVIYEARPNVTYDVFALCFKSSNACILKGGSDAIDSNTIGVKIIQEVLAEFQINPNCIQLLPTDREATKALLNARDYVDLIIPRGSQNLINFVRENANIPVIETGAGICHTYFAASGTLQKGQAIIKNAKTRRVSVCNALDCLLMDQSRLSDLPALVAGLADEGVSIYADAPAFEQLEGHYPAELLKQAQEDTFGTEFLDYKMAIKTVADPTEALAHIQKYSSKHSEAIVAEDQEQIEHFLKLVDAAAVYANVSTAFTDGAEFGLGAEIGISTQKLHARGPMGLLALTTYKWMVRGDGQVR, via the coding sequence ATGCAAACCACCCTAAATCAACTTGACCATCAGTTTGAACTGACGCATCAGGCTTCCAAGATTTTACCCCTGCTCAGCGAGGAGAAAATCAACCAGATCCTGCTTGCCATTGCCGACCGCATTGAGGCGCACATTCCAAATATCCTGACCGAAAACCAGAAGGACCTGGCGCGCATGGCCAAGGACGACCCCAAATACGATCGTTTGTTGCTGAACGAAGACCGACTCCGCGGAATTGCCAGCGACATGCGTTCAGTGGCGGCACTGCCCTCGCCCGTTGGTGAAGTGATGCTTGAAAATCGACATGCCGCAGGGATGGTTATTCAGCAAACGAGGGTTCCTTTTGGCCTGATCGGGGTGATTTATGAAGCACGCCCGAATGTTACCTATGATGTTTTTGCACTTTGCTTTAAATCCTCGAACGCCTGTATCCTTAAAGGCGGCTCGGATGCCATAGATTCCAATACCATTGGGGTGAAAATTATTCAGGAAGTATTGGCCGAATTTCAGATTAATCCGAACTGTATTCAGTTGTTGCCGACCGACCGCGAGGCCACAAAGGCGCTCCTCAATGCACGAGATTATGTAGACCTGATTATCCCGAGAGGCTCACAGAACCTGATCAATTTTGTGCGCGAAAATGCCAACATCCCCGTGATTGAAACGGGTGCAGGAATTTGTCATACTTACTTCGCTGCTTCAGGAACACTGCAAAAGGGGCAGGCGATCATAAAAAATGCCAAAACAAGAAGAGTGAGTGTTTGCAACGCCCTGGATTGCTTGCTCATGGATCAAAGTCGCCTTTCTGACCTCCCTGCCCTGGTTGCAGGTCTGGCCGATGAAGGTGTAAGCATTTATGCAGATGCCCCAGCATTTGAACAGCTCGAAGGGCATTACCCTGCCGAACTGCTAAAGCAGGCACAGGAGGATACTTTCGGAACAGAATTCCTCGATTACAAAATGGCGATCAAAACGGTGGCTGACCCTACGGAAGCGCTTGCTCATATTCAGAAATACAGCTCCAAACACAGTGAAGCCATTGTCGCCGAAGATCAGGAACAGATAGAACACTTTTTGAAACTCGTGGATGCCGCTGCGGTTTACGCCAATGTTTCCACCGCCTTTACCGATGGTGCAGAGTTTGGGCTCGGTGCAGAAATCGGGATTTCTACCCAAAAACTCCACGCTCGTGGCCCAATGGGCTTGCTGGCACTGACCACCTACAAGTGGATGGTCCGAGGGGATGGTCAGGTAAGATAA
- a CDS encoding sensor histidine kinase yields the protein MNNRVWIRPQELVLGTVIGVFTLSILVIVGWFFSIPELLQLHPAFVPMQFNTALCFLLCSICLNNGNHFNRQENVIPVIILGITSLTLLQYIFGIDLYIDEFFMEANIVTNTSSPGRMAPNTGCCFMLFALTFLLPEGSIRQLEIKGVLSSFIFCLGLIACGGYVLQLPSAYGWMNMTQMALHTAVGFMLLGFGMTVYFIEKERKLKKALSNPNKLWMVGYAFSMLILIFLIDMNIPLGVAGGIPYVILILLAWFTAKPKYAIVLGLLSIVLTLIGFFYSASSGLPHWMAITNRVYSILAILVVSVLMYIIKRKELKLLALNAQLDARILQQEEKGKLRDEKIDQYSLIVANDLFFSFHSMKQKMGDFKDGHKNLLGDDGRHKIEVIQRSIHKLEEVIFRLKSLFATKVDRIKKVSVQQIMESVTAQLAPTIQENKANVLFRELPVVEGNEGELRLVFYELMKNSLEAHVEDFPLNIWVSYLKVDDFYHFEFRDDGIGTSDGGGLGAPIDAYGNRSGDAGRMGIGLKMCQRIMESHGGELWFESAIGEGTRVIFKLPIKQHPASDLKEIIPSVSPVLS from the coding sequence ATGAACAATAGGGTATGGATTAGACCCCAAGAGTTGGTCTTGGGAACAGTGATTGGCGTTTTTACACTGTCAATTTTGGTGATTGTGGGCTGGTTTTTCAGTATTCCCGAACTCCTTCAGTTGCATCCCGCTTTTGTGCCGATGCAATTCAATACGGCGCTTTGCTTTCTGCTTTGCTCCATCTGCCTCAACAATGGAAACCATTTTAACAGACAGGAAAATGTTATTCCAGTGATCATTCTCGGAATTACATCCCTGACGCTGCTTCAGTATATTTTTGGTATTGATCTCTATATTGATGAGTTCTTTATGGAAGCCAATATTGTGACCAATACCTCCTCTCCAGGGCGTATGGCGCCCAATACGGGTTGTTGCTTTATGCTCTTCGCCCTCACTTTCTTATTGCCAGAAGGCAGTATTCGTCAGCTTGAAATAAAGGGGGTATTGTCTTCCTTTATCTTTTGCCTTGGGCTGATTGCCTGTGGTGGTTATGTGCTGCAATTACCGAGTGCTTATGGCTGGATGAACATGACCCAGATGGCTTTGCATACTGCGGTGGGTTTCATGTTGCTGGGCTTTGGCATGACGGTTTATTTCATTGAAAAAGAGCGTAAACTGAAAAAAGCACTCAGTAATCCTAATAAATTATGGATGGTGGGCTATGCCTTCAGTATGCTGATTTTGATATTTCTGATTGATATGAATATCCCTTTGGGGGTAGCTGGAGGTATTCCATATGTGATACTGATTCTATTGGCCTGGTTTACCGCCAAGCCTAAATATGCGATCGTTCTCGGGCTGCTTTCCATAGTGCTTACGCTGATCGGATTTTTCTATTCTGCATCAAGTGGCCTGCCGCATTGGATGGCCATTACTAATCGAGTATATTCTATTTTGGCGATTCTGGTTGTTTCGGTCCTAATGTATATTATCAAACGAAAGGAACTGAAATTACTTGCGCTGAATGCGCAACTTGATGCCCGAATTTTGCAGCAGGAGGAGAAAGGAAAATTGCGTGATGAAAAGATCGATCAGTACAGTTTAATTGTGGCCAACGACCTGTTTTTTTCTTTTCATTCCATGAAGCAAAAAATGGGTGATTTTAAGGATGGCCATAAGAATTTACTTGGAGACGATGGGCGCCATAAAATAGAGGTGATTCAGCGTTCTATTCATAAATTGGAAGAAGTGATTTTCCGACTGAAATCCCTCTTCGCGACCAAAGTGGATCGAATAAAGAAGGTGAGCGTTCAGCAAATTATGGAGTCGGTAACAGCACAGCTTGCGCCTACGATTCAGGAAAATAAAGCCAATGTGCTTTTCCGAGAACTACCTGTGGTGGAAGGAAACGAAGGGGAACTTCGGTTGGTTTTCTATGAACTGATGAAAAACAGTTTAGAAGCGCATGTCGAAGATTTCCCACTCAATATTTGGGTGTCGTATTTGAAGGTAGATGATTTTTATCATTTTGAATTTCGGGATGATGGCATCGGTACCAGCGACGGCGGTGGACTTGGTGCGCCGATAGATGCCTATGGTAATCGGTCTGGTGATGCCGGCAGAATGGGCATTGGCCTGAAGATGTGTCAGCGAATTATGGAATCACACGGCGGGGAACTCTGGTTTGAAAGTGCGATTGGAGAAGGTACACGGGTGATATTTAAATTGCCTATCAAGCAGCATCCAGCTTCGGATTTAAAGGAAATCATTCCTTCTGTAAGTCCTGTGTTGTCTTAA
- a CDS encoding cytochrome c peroxidase has translation MKKYILGFVAITIAAITILNLSEDHTFHQNAAGNSKTEKALAVLKDNDCMSCHSRSAALPLYAAVPGVGQVIKKDIISGGRHLNLDHTIQQMEKGAPVSVAVLNKIEKAITEGSMPVIQYRMIHLGSAIDETEKATILDWVAEARAKDYGQNTASETFKNEPVRPISNFPAVNDEKVALGKALYHDTRLSADNTVSCASCHDLNRGGVDRLPVSVGIKGQKGPINAPTVFNAAYNLAQFWDGRAHDLQAQAAGPPLADKEMGNTSFDQIVEKLNADAEFKQQMEEIYPSGISQETITDAIATFEKTLITPNAPFDQYLKGNTAAISEQAIKGYQAFKKAGCATCHAGEALGGRSFEYVGLTGDYFTDRGNVNKVDHGYANFTKDEKDTHYFKVPTLRNVAQTAPYFHDASAKTLKEAIEMMNTYQSKGALNAEEIDQVEAFLKTLTGEYNGKAVQ, from the coding sequence ATGAAGAAGTACATATTAGGTTTTGTGGCCATCACCATAGCTGCAATCACGATATTAAACTTATCAGAAGACCACACCTTCCACCAAAATGCTGCAGGAAACAGCAAAACGGAAAAAGCCCTGGCTGTCCTTAAAGACAATGACTGTATGAGCTGCCATTCCAGATCTGCCGCTTTACCACTATATGCCGCTGTGCCTGGTGTAGGACAGGTCATTAAAAAAGACATTATCAGTGGTGGCCGACACCTCAACCTTGACCATACCATTCAGCAAATGGAAAAAGGAGCACCCGTATCTGTTGCGGTGTTGAACAAAATTGAGAAAGCCATTACTGAAGGCAGTATGCCAGTGATTCAATACCGAATGATCCACCTCGGCAGTGCCATCGACGAAACAGAAAAAGCCACCATCCTCGACTGGGTAGCCGAAGCAAGAGCCAAAGATTACGGACAAAATACCGCCAGCGAGACTTTCAAAAATGAACCTGTACGCCCTATTTCAAATTTCCCAGCGGTGAATGACGAAAAGGTAGCCTTAGGAAAAGCCCTATATCATGACACGCGCCTGTCTGCCGACAATACGGTATCCTGCGCCTCTTGCCACGACCTTAACCGAGGTGGCGTAGACCGCCTGCCTGTTTCTGTGGGAATCAAAGGACAAAAAGGACCGATTAACGCGCCTACCGTATTTAATGCCGCTTACAACCTTGCCCAATTTTGGGATGGTCGCGCACACGATCTACAGGCCCAAGCTGCAGGACCTCCCCTCGCAGATAAAGAAATGGGAAACACGAGCTTCGATCAGATTGTCGAAAAACTTAATGCCGACGCTGAATTTAAGCAACAGATGGAAGAAATTTATCCTTCAGGGATTTCTCAGGAAACGATTACAGATGCAATTGCAACCTTTGAAAAAACCTTGATTACGCCTAACGCACCTTTCGATCAATACTTGAAAGGCAACACGGCGGCCATCTCTGAGCAGGCCATTAAAGGTTATCAGGCCTTCAAAAAGGCAGGCTGTGCCACTTGCCATGCAGGTGAAGCATTGGGCGGACGCTCTTTTGAATATGTTGGACTGACGGGCGATTACTTTACCGACCGCGGAAATGTTAATAAGGTTGATCACGGATATGCCAACTTTACCAAAGATGAAAAAGATACGCATTACTTTAAAGTGCCAACCCTGAGAAACGTGGCGCAAACTGCTCCGTACTTCCACGATGCTTCTGCGAAAACGCTCAAGGAAGCCATCGAAATGATGAACACCTACCAGTCAAAAGGTGCATTAAATGCAGAAGAAATTGATCAGGTAGAAGCATTCCTGAAAACACTTACAGGGGAATACAACGGCAAAGCCGTACAGTAA
- a CDS encoding MotA/TolQ/ExbB proton channel family protein → MMDLFYMGGPLFMGILSLILLVVVGLMLAFGGSMLKGKLLPDAQINLVKSVGLFALIVGLLGQLIGLFSAFQAIELGAVNVSPALLAGGFKVSMITTIYGVLIYVFSFIGWFGLNWYSTRKLA, encoded by the coding sequence ATGATGGATTTATTTTACATGGGAGGCCCTTTGTTTATGGGGATTCTCAGTTTGATTCTTCTCGTGGTAGTGGGCTTGATGCTGGCGTTCGGCGGCTCGATGTTAAAAGGAAAACTGCTTCCTGATGCACAAATTAACCTTGTGAAGTCGGTAGGGCTTTTTGCACTTATCGTAGGCTTATTGGGGCAGCTGATTGGCCTGTTCAGTGCTTTTCAGGCCATTGAGCTTGGGGCGGTGAATGTATCTCCCGCTTTACTCGCAGGCGGATTCAAGGTATCGATGATCACGACCATTTACGGGGTGCTGATCTATGTGTTTTCCTTTATTGGCTGGTTTGGGCTGAACTGGTATTCGACGCGAAAGCTGGCGTGA